A genomic segment from Triticum dicoccoides isolate Atlit2015 ecotype Zavitan chromosome 1A, WEW_v2.0, whole genome shotgun sequence encodes:
- the LOC119360589 gene encoding disease resistance protein Pik-1-like, with protein sequence MTQRIVIAVQMASSRCRSKALALVAATPGVDSVALAGDAKDQVVVVGHGVDSVKLTSALRRKVGHAQLLQVGDVKKEDPKKPAAAVVEHYPHSGYSYPYGYYYPSQPAPVNVFYGQQHYPAAAVEACGYPCSRPEPGTCSVM encoded by the coding sequence ATGACGCAGAGGATCGTGATCGCCGTGCAGATGGCGAGCAGCAGGTGCCGGTCCAAGGCGCTGGCGCTGGTGGCGGCCACGCCGGGGGTGGACTCGGTGGCGCTGGCCGGGGACGCCAAGGACCAGGTGGTGGTCGTCGGCCACGGCGTCGACTCGGTCAAGCTCACCAGCGCCCTTCGCAGGAAGGTCGGCCACGCGCAGCTGCTGCAGGTCGGCGACGTCAAGAAGGAGGACCCGAAGAAGCCGGCGGCCGCCGTGGTCGAACACTACCCGCACTCGGGGTACTCCTACCCGTACGGCTACTACTACCCATCGCAACCGGCGCCGGTGAACGTCTTCTACGGGCAGCAGCACTACCCTGCAGCCGCGGTCGAGGCGTGCGGGTACCCATGCTCGCGGCCGGAGCCGGGCACCTGTTCGGTAATGTAG